The following coding sequences lie in one Niabella agricola genomic window:
- a CDS encoding MFS transporter encodes MKRSLQLQLSAMMFLEFFMKGSWFVTLGTYLKTNLGAAPLEVSNIFSTQSLGAVAAPFFIGFIADRFFNAERVMGVLHLIGAGLLLMMYRAGNAASMYPYVLLYFISYMSTLALTSSVSFRNLSDPKKQYPFIRLFGTLGWMVAGFSISYLFHWDTKEAVASGALQNTFLLGAACSLALGLLCFLLPATPPLKKNQKFHWGDALGLQALALLKQKNFLIFFITAIIICIPISFYYQNANPYLVATGLPKPTGKMALGQFSELLCLLLVPFFFVRLGYKKMMLIGISAWALRYLLFAFGNGQDLAFMLILGILLHGVCYDFMFVVGQIYTDAIAGKQYRSSAQGLVTVAMYGIGMLIGFWVAGFISEALKAYEGATYWRYIWLSPAAMAIVCMLIFLALFKEQPTQQPAAAKAA; translated from the coding sequence ATGAAACGGTCGCTGCAGCTCCAATTATCCGCCATGATGTTTCTGGAATTCTTTATGAAGGGCTCCTGGTTTGTTACCCTCGGTACTTACTTAAAAACCAACCTTGGGGCCGCTCCGCTGGAGGTTTCCAATATTTTCTCCACGCAATCACTGGGCGCAGTAGCAGCGCCGTTCTTTATCGGGTTTATCGCCGACCGTTTCTTTAATGCCGAGCGGGTGATGGGCGTATTGCACCTGATAGGGGCAGGTTTGCTGCTGATGATGTACCGGGCCGGCAATGCGGCTAGCATGTATCCCTATGTGTTGCTGTATTTCATTTCTTATATGTCTACCCTGGCCCTCACCAGCTCCGTTTCCTTCCGCAATCTCAGCGATCCCAAAAAACAATACCCGTTCATACGCCTGTTTGGAACCCTTGGGTGGATGGTAGCCGGCTTTTCCATCAGCTATCTGTTTCACTGGGATACAAAGGAGGCCGTGGCATCCGGAGCCTTGCAAAATACGTTCCTGCTGGGCGCTGCCTGCTCGCTGGCGCTGGGCCTGCTCTGCTTCCTGCTTCCGGCTACACCTCCATTAAAGAAAAATCAAAAATTCCATTGGGGCGATGCCCTGGGACTGCAGGCACTGGCCCTGCTGAAACAGAAAAACTTCCTGATATTCTTCATCACTGCCATTATTATTTGCATCCCGATCTCATTTTACTACCAGAATGCGAACCCGTACCTGGTGGCAACCGGCCTGCCCAAACCCACGGGTAAAATGGCGCTGGGCCAGTTCTCGGAACTGCTGTGCCTGCTGCTGGTTCCCTTCTTTTTTGTAAGGCTCGGCTATAAGAAAATGATGCTGATCGGTATCAGCGCCTGGGCCTTGCGGTACCTGCTCTTTGCGTTTGGCAATGGGCAGGACCTGGCTTTTATGCTGATCCTCGGTATTCTCCTGCACGGCGTTTGTTATGATTTTATGTTTGTGGTTGGGCAGATCTATACCGATGCCATTGCGGGTAAACAATACCGGTCTTCCGCCCAGGGCCTGGTAACGGTGGCCATGTATGGGATCGGGATGCTCATTGGCTTCTGGGTGGCCGGGTTCATTTCCGAAGCACTTAAAGCCTATGAAGGTGCTACCTACTGGCGTTACATATGGCTGTCACCGGCCGCCATGGCCATTGTCTGTATGCTCATCTTCCTGGCACTGTTTAAGGAACAACCAACGCAGCAACCGGCCGCAGCGAAAGCCGCTTAA
- a CDS encoding pyridoxal phosphate-dependent decarboxylase family protein, translating to MNKQLQEDLSSLEKIMQLVSRQGLDYLKQIEERHTSVNHEAVPGGRLPEKGLGTIETLQQFNSRLEPLMVAASGPRYWGFVTGGTTPAAIAGDWLTTVYDQNTQTITGDGDISAAIELETVRLLLELLELPDEFLGGFVTGATMSNFTCLAVARQWLGQQDGADIAKEGITQPLPVLTATPHSSSVKSLALLGFGSNHIISVKTMEGNREAMDMSDLETKILQLNGRPFILISSAGTVNTVDFDDFTAIAALKKKYQFWWHIDAAFGGFAILSDAHKQLLQGWEQADSITVDGHKWLNVPYENAVFFIKRRHRLLQVSTFQNSNAPYLGDPLEQFNYLNLLPENSRRLKALPAWFTLNAYGREGYRYIIENSIQLARNFEAFIESCPQLQLLAPVRLNTVCFSLAGAAGDAGKVAAFLSALNKTGEVFMTQTQYKGQAGIRAAFVNFRTTEKDIERVKTSVLRLLTAGT from the coding sequence ATGAATAAGCAATTGCAGGAAGATCTTTCTTCACTTGAAAAAATAATGCAACTGGTTAGCCGGCAGGGATTGGATTATTTAAAACAGATCGAAGAGCGGCATACCTCGGTGAACCATGAAGCCGTACCCGGAGGAAGGTTGCCCGAAAAAGGATTGGGTACCATTGAAACCCTGCAGCAGTTCAACAGCCGGTTGGAACCGTTGATGGTGGCCGCATCCGGGCCGCGTTACTGGGGTTTTGTAACGGGTGGCACCACGCCTGCTGCTATAGCCGGAGATTGGCTTACCACGGTCTATGACCAGAATACCCAGACTATAACGGGCGACGGCGATATCTCTGCCGCCATCGAGCTGGAAACCGTTCGCCTGCTCTTGGAATTGCTGGAATTGCCCGATGAATTCCTGGGAGGTTTTGTAACCGGCGCCACCATGTCGAACTTTACCTGCCTGGCCGTTGCCCGGCAATGGTTGGGACAACAGGACGGAGCCGATATCGCAAAGGAAGGCATTACACAACCACTGCCCGTACTTACAGCGACTCCGCATTCCTCCTCCGTAAAATCGCTGGCCTTACTTGGCTTTGGGAGCAACCATATCATCAGCGTTAAAACAATGGAAGGCAATCGTGAGGCTATGGACATGTCCGATCTTGAAACAAAAATCCTGCAGTTGAATGGCCGGCCCTTTATCCTGATCTCCAGCGCAGGAACAGTGAATACTGTTGACTTTGACGATTTTACTGCCATCGCCGCATTAAAAAAGAAATACCAGTTCTGGTGGCATATAGATGCCGCATTTGGTGGCTTCGCGATCCTTTCTGACGCACACAAACAGCTACTGCAAGGCTGGGAACAGGCCGACAGCATTACGGTAGATGGTCATAAATGGTTGAACGTTCCTTATGAGAACGCCGTATTCTTTATCAAACGCAGGCACCGGCTGTTACAGGTAAGTACTTTTCAAAATTCCAATGCGCCTTATCTTGGCGATCCGCTGGAACAATTTAATTACCTGAACCTGCTTCCCGAAAACTCCAGGCGGTTAAAGGCGCTTCCAGCCTGGTTTACCCTGAACGCATATGGCCGTGAAGGATACCGTTATATTATTGAGAACAGCATCCAACTGGCCCGAAACTTCGAGGCTTTTATCGAATCCTGCCCGCAGCTGCAATTGCTGGCGCCGGTACGTCTGAACACGGTTTGTTTCTCTCTGGCAGGTGCTGCCGGCGATGCAGGAAAAGTGGCGGCATTTCTTTCTGCCTTAAATAAAACCGGAGAAGTATTTATGACCCAGACCCAATACAAAGGACAGGCCGGGATCCGCGCAGCATTTGTCAATTTCAGAACGACAGAAAAAGACATCGAACGGGTAAAAACATCCGTTCTCCGGTTATTAACCGCCGGTACATAA
- a CDS encoding GbsR/MarR family transcriptional regulator, giving the protein MSLETSKQKFIDTWGALGTEWGINKSVAQVQALLLVSDNPLSTDEIMEHLTISRGNANMSLRQLLDYGIIYKKVIAGDRKEYFVAEKDIWKWALKIALMRKQKEIDPVLNVLTELETATKKDKTVEGKALHQTVHEIQVFTGQLSTLVERVASSTRGELLLKLLKLVM; this is encoded by the coding sequence ATGAGCTTAGAAACATCCAAACAAAAATTTATTGACACCTGGGGCGCCCTGGGCACGGAGTGGGGTATTAATAAATCTGTAGCACAGGTTCAGGCCCTGCTGCTGGTTTCCGACAACCCACTTTCCACCGACGAGATCATGGAACACCTGACTATTTCCCGCGGCAATGCCAATATGAGCCTGCGGCAATTGCTGGACTATGGCATCATTTACAAAAAGGTGATCGCCGGTGACCGGAAGGAATATTTTGTGGCGGAAAAAGATATATGGAAATGGGCACTCAAAATAGCGCTGATGCGCAAGCAAAAAGAAATCGATCCTGTATTAAATGTACTGACCGAGCTGGAAACCGCAACAAAAAAGGATAAAACCGTGGAGGGAAAAGCCTTGCATCAGACGGTGCATGAGATCCAGGTATTCACCGGGCAATTAAGCACCCTGGTGGAAAGGGTGGCCAGTTCTACCCGCGGGGAGCTGCTGTTAAAATTGTTGAAGCTGGTTATGTAA
- a CDS encoding TIGR01777 family oxidoreductase yields the protein MKSKIVIAGGSGFIGQHLVKRFREDGYEVLLISRNASYITWADNDKIQTALEGAEVLINLTGKSVDCRYTATNKQAILESRVGSTRQLQSVIDQCIRPPKLWINASTATIYRHATDRAMDERSGEIGTGFSVNVARSWEQAFFETPTPQTRKIALRMAIVLGKGGGVIQPYSNLVRFGLGGVQGSGQQVFSWIHIEDMYRIICFCMQQPLPKGVYNAAAPFPVLNKQLMLALRQRIKPPVYFSSPEWLLKLGAILIGTETELVLKSRWVVPQKLLEAGFAFQYPTLNEALDEIWTK from the coding sequence ATGAAATCAAAAATAGTAATCGCAGGCGGCAGTGGGTTTATTGGTCAGCACCTGGTAAAGCGGTTCCGTGAGGATGGTTACGAGGTGTTATTGATCTCCCGCAACGCGTCTTATATAACCTGGGCCGATAACGATAAAATACAAACAGCGCTTGAAGGTGCGGAAGTCCTGATCAATCTGACAGGCAAGTCTGTCGATTGCCGGTATACCGCAACCAATAAACAGGCCATCCTGGAATCACGTGTCGGAAGCACCAGGCAGCTGCAGTCTGTAATTGACCAATGTATCCGTCCTCCTAAATTATGGATCAATGCCAGTACCGCTACGATTTACCGGCACGCAACTGACCGCGCCATGGATGAGCGCAGCGGCGAGATCGGGACCGGTTTTTCGGTAAATGTCGCCCGGTCCTGGGAGCAGGCTTTTTTTGAAACCCCCACGCCTCAAACACGGAAAATCGCATTGCGGATGGCCATTGTGTTAGGTAAAGGTGGTGGAGTGATACAACCATACAGCAACCTTGTTCGGTTCGGACTGGGAGGCGTACAGGGCAGCGGGCAGCAGGTATTTAGCTGGATCCACATAGAAGATATGTACAGGATAATATGTTTTTGTATGCAACAACCGCTACCGAAAGGCGTTTACAATGCGGCTGCACCATTTCCTGTGCTCAATAAACAATTGATGCTGGCATTAAGGCAACGAATAAAACCACCTGTTTATTTTTCATCCCCCGAATGGTTGTTAAAGCTGGGAGCAATACTCATTGGCACCGAAACAGAACTGGTTTTAAAAAGCAGATGGGTGGTTCCTCAAAAGCTACTGGAAGCCGGTTTTGCATTTCAATATCCAACGCTCAACGAAGCGCTGGATGAAATCTGGACAAAGTAA
- a CDS encoding metal-dependent transcriptional regulator, with protein sequence MLSNTEENYLKALLYLTSEDSGKKEAGTNDLAIHLGLKPATVNDMLKRLKEKEYVSYKKYGKISLTRSGKDIAMFVMRKHRLWETFLCEVLEFSWDEVHEVAEQLEHIQSDKLTERLDKFLNYPDYDPHGDPIPKPNGKMPSRATTLLSSVAVQQSCTVAAVKDTSPVFLQYLEQLSIGIGTKIKVLEKISFDGSMTLLVEKDKLTVSEKFANSLLVE encoded by the coding sequence ATGTTGTCCAATACCGAAGAAAATTATCTCAAGGCGTTGCTCTATCTGACGTCTGAGGATTCCGGCAAAAAAGAGGCAGGGACCAATGATCTTGCCATTCACCTGGGATTGAAGCCCGCAACCGTAAACGACATGTTGAAGCGGTTGAAGGAAAAGGAGTATGTGAGCTATAAGAAATATGGAAAGATTTCGCTTACCCGCTCCGGTAAAGACATTGCCATGTTTGTGATGCGTAAGCACCGGTTATGGGAGACTTTTCTCTGTGAAGTGCTGGAGTTTAGCTGGGATGAAGTGCACGAGGTGGCGGAACAGCTGGAGCATATTCAGTCAGACAAGCTTACTGAACGCCTGGATAAATTTCTAAACTATCCGGATTATGATCCGCATGGCGACCCCATTCCCAAGCCCAACGGCAAGATGCCATCCCGCGCCACAACCTTACTGTCTTCTGTGGCTGTTCAGCAGTCCTGTACGGTGGCGGCCGTAAAAGATACCTCTCCTGTATTTTTGCAATACCTCGAGCAGTTGTCCATCGGTATTGGCACAAAGATCAAGGTATTGGAAAAGATCTCTTTTGACGGTTCCATGACGTTGCTGGTGGAAAAAGATAAGCTCACCGTTTCGGAAAAATTTGCCAATAGTTTGCTGGTGGAGTGA